The following are encoded in a window of Lacinutrix sp. WUR7 genomic DNA:
- a CDS encoding aspartate aminotransferase family protein, with amino-acid sequence MSLFNVYPLFDITPVKAEDVFVYDENNTKYLDLYGGHAVISIGHSHPKYVAAISEQVAKLGFYSNSIQNPLQVQLANKLEQLSGCKNYELFLCNSGAEANENALKLASFHNGKKKMVAFKNGFHGRTSAAVAATDNAKIIAPINAQQEVEILALGDLEGVEKALAKNDVCAVIIECIQGVGGLDESTAVFYEGVDALCKKYNTCFIADEVQSGFGRTGDFFAFQQYNVTPDIISIAKGMGNGFPIGGILIHPDIKASFGLLGTTFGGNHLACIASLTVLEVIEEEKLMQNTKEVSAYFIEKAKAISEIKNIKGRGLMLGLEFDFPIAALRKKLIFDHKIFTGSAKNPNLLRILPPLTIQKEHVDLFFEALQSELQKITT; translated from the coding sequence ATGAGTTTATTTAATGTATATCCACTATTCGATATCACACCTGTAAAGGCTGAAGATGTTTTTGTTTATGATGAAAACAACACCAAATATTTAGATTTATATGGCGGACATGCTGTGATTTCTATCGGACATTCGCATCCAAAATATGTGGCTGCAATTTCAGAGCAAGTTGCTAAATTGGGTTTTTATAGTAATTCGATTCAGAATCCGTTACAAGTGCAATTGGCAAATAAATTAGAGCAATTATCCGGTTGTAAAAACTATGAATTGTTTTTGTGTAATTCTGGAGCGGAAGCGAACGAAAACGCATTAAAGTTAGCATCTTTTCATAACGGAAAGAAAAAGATGGTTGCTTTTAAAAACGGATTTCATGGTCGTACATCAGCAGCAGTTGCAGCAACCGATAATGCGAAGATTATTGCACCAATTAATGCGCAACAAGAGGTCGAGATTTTAGCATTAGGCGATTTAGAAGGAGTGGAAAAAGCATTAGCTAAAAACGATGTTTGTGCTGTAATTATTGAATGTATTCAAGGTGTTGGCGGATTGGACGAAAGTACCGCGGTGTTCTACGAAGGTGTAGATGCATTGTGCAAAAAATACAATACTTGTTTTATTGCAGATGAGGTACAATCTGGTTTTGGAAGAACTGGTGATTTTTTTGCATTTCAACAATATAACGTGACTCCAGATATTATTTCTATTGCCAAAGGCATGGGGAATGGTTTCCCGATTGGCGGGATTTTAATTCATCCAGATATTAAAGCGTCCTTTGGTTTATTAGGAACCACTTTTGGAGGAAATCACTTGGCATGTATCGCTTCTTTAACCGTTTTAGAAGTTATTGAAGAAGAAAAATTGATGCAGAATACAAAAGAGGTTTCTGCTTATTTTATAGAGAAAGCGAAAGCTATTTCTGAAATAAAAAATATTAAAGGACGTGGTTTGATGCTGGGATTGGAATTCGATTTTCCAATTGCAGCACTTCGGAAAAAGCTCATTTTTGATCATAAAATATTTACAGGAAGCGCAAAGAATCCTAATTTATTGCGAATTCTTCCGCCTTTAACTATCCAAA